A single window of Ovis canadensis isolate MfBH-ARS-UI-01 breed Bighorn chromosome 15, ARS-UI_OviCan_v2, whole genome shotgun sequence DNA harbors:
- the LOC138420308 gene encoding olfactory receptor 52Z1P-like gives MAPSSYNYTSPQDMWYILIGIPGLEDVHTWISIPVCFMYIVAIVGNLFLIFLIVTEQCLHEPMYLFLSMLALADVLLATSTAPKMLAIFWFHSMNISFGSCVSQMFFIHFIFVAESAILLAMAFDRYVAICYPLRYTAILTSSAIGKIGIAAVVRSFIVCFPFIFLVHRLRYCGRNIIPHSYCEHMGIARLACDNININIIYGLTVALLSTGLDIMLIIMSYTTILRTVFQIPSWTARFKALSTCGSHICVILMFYAPAFFSFFAHRFGGKTIPHHIHILVANLYEVVPPMFNPIIYGIKTKQIQDRVILFFSPISICC, from the coding sequence ATGGCTCCTTCCTCTTACAATTACACCAGTCCTCAGGATATGTGGTACATCCTGATTGGAATCCCAGGACTAGAAGATGTGCACACCTGGATCTCCATCCCTGTCTGTTTTATGTACATTGTTGCTATTGTAGGTAACCTCTTCTTGATCTTCCTGATTGTGACTGAGCAGTGTCTCCATGAGCCCATGTATCTCTTCCTTTCCATGCTGGCTTTAGCAGATGTCCTGCTCGCCACATCCACAGCTCCCAAGATGCTGGCCATCTTCTGGTTCCACTCCATGAACATATCCTTTGGTAGCTGTGTATCCCAGATGTTCTTCATACATTTCATCTTTGTGGCAGAATCTGCCATTCTCCTGGCCATGGCAtttgaccgctatgtggccatctgttaTCCACTGAGATACACTGCGATCTTAACCTCCTCAGCCATTGGGAAGATTGGCATAGCAGCTGTGGTCAGGAGCTTTATTGTATGTTTTCCATTCATCTTTCTGGTACATCGACTTAGATACTGTGGGAGAAACATCATTCCCCATTCCTATTGTGAGCACATGGGCATTGCCAGATTGGCCTGTGACAATATCAATATCAACATCATTTATGGCTTGACTGTGGCCCTGCTGTCTACAGGACTGGATATAATGCTCATCATTATGTCCTACACAACGATCCTTCGCACAGTGTTTCAGATCCCTTCCTGGACTGCGAGATTTAAGGCTCTTAGCACATGTGGTTCCCACATCTGTGTCATACTTATGTTCTATGCTCcagcattcttttcattttttgcccATCGGTTTGGGGGTAAAACCATTCCTCATCACATCCATATCTTAGTAGCAAACCTCTACGAGGTGGTGCCTCCAATGTTCAACCCCATTATCTATGGGATAAAGACCAAACAGATTCAGGACcgagtaattttatttttctcccccaTCAGCatatgttgttaa